The sequence AGCCCATCCGGCCGCGCTCGGTGGCAAAGTAGAATTGGTACCACCAGGAGAACTCCGCTTTGGGTGGCAGCGGTGCTTTGTTTGCCTGCTGGCTGCCGATTAAATAACCACTTACCGACACCATGGCTTTGCAACGTTCCGGCCAGAGTGCCGCGATGATGTTGGCTGTCCTGGCTCCCCAATCGAAACCGGCGACGATGGCCTTCTGGATCTTAAGCGCATCCAGCAAAGCAATAATGTCGAGAGCAATCACTGACTGCTGCCCATTCCGGAACGTACTGGTTGAAAGAAAGTGTGTAGTGCCATGGCCCCGTAGATGCGGCATAATCACCCTGTAACCCGCTGTGGCCAACAAAGGAGCAACATCAGCAAAGCTGTGAATGTCGTAGGGCCAGCCGTGTAGTAGCATTACAACAGGCCCATTGGCAGGGCCTGTTTCCGCGTAACCAATACTAAGTACACCGGCATTAATCTGCTTCAATAGGCCAATTGTTGAGTTAGACTGAATTTTTATTGGAGTACTAGGGGTTGGATTTAGGCCGTTAGCCTGTGCCTTTACAGTACCGACAAAGCCGAGCTGGGCTGACGCGATGCTTATAGCCGCTGCGCCCAAAAAGCGACGACGATCATAGTTGAGTATTTCGTTCATATCGTTTTTCATGATTATATTTTTAGAATTGACTTGCTGTTGGCCGATAACGGCTCAGATCGGGCCTAACTCTATTGTCATTAAGTCCACCACTCTGACTAGATCCAGGATTTCGTTAACAAAATTTCCAGGCCGTTGCAGGCTTATCATTGACCGGCCAAACCCCATTAAAACCTGGCTAGACCCTTTTATTTTAATTTATTGTTGCCAATTTTTTTGGGCCCTTGTGATGCAGGAGTCTGGGATTGGTCACTGAATTGTAAAAAATAAATTTCTACTTCTCTTCACTATTGTCCTTCCAACGCTTCTGGAGAAAGAACGAGTGAGTAGAGAGACGTTACAGTAATATGTCATCAATCCCGCCAGAATACTTTATACAAGGAACTTTCAATTGCAGGTTTAGCTAATTATGTCCATCCAAACGACTCAGAATAGCGAGTTTTTAAAGTCATCAGCCAGATGCCTATCAACGGGCTTATCGTTCACTCCTGCAACGATTACAACCCTTGCTTACGCAAACAGTTGAAGAACTTTATTGACAGTTAAAATTGCTAACGTACATACACATACGTTACAAGATGAATAGGCTTCCCGACACTACAGTGGTTTGGATATGACTACACTTAACACTTGTGAATTAGAGACTACATAATCACCTACGTACATAACCAAAAATTTATTCTTCTTTAAGCAATAATAACCCGCGAGGAAGCCTATTGGCCAGTTGGTGAGTATCGGTATCGGTTCAATTTGGGGTCTAGAGGGGACTGGCAGGACTTTTTTTGATGCCATCTTCGTAATGTTGTGGTTAAGAATTACTTAACTTTACATTTGTTAATATATATACCTTCTCTTATGTAGGGACAACCAGTGACTGTTGGCCCTTGTGATTCGTCAACCGATTACTTCTCTCTTCATGCCATGCGGTTTGTCTTCTTACTTTACCTGCTGCTAAGCCAGGCTCCCAAACTCAGGGCACAACCCATGGCCATCGCCGAAGCCAACCGTTTACGATCGACGCTGAATGAGAGTCGAGCTGATACCCAGCAGGTTCAAACCAGGCTGCGGCTGGGTGACTTTTATTTACATAAAACCCTGCATGTTAAACCCAGCCTGGACTCGGCGCTGACCATGGCTCAGCAAGCCCTGACTCTATCCCGTCGAATGGGCTTCACCAGAGGAGTAGACGATGCAGTTTTGGTGCAGGGTAGTGTTTTTATCCGCCAGCGAAGGACTGAACTGGTCGAGAAGATGCTCAAGGGCGTGAGTGAAACCATCCAGATCAGGCTGCTGCTGGAGTTGGGCAAAAGCTGGCTTCGCTCCACCATGAGCCGGGAGGCCGACTGGAGCACAGCCCGTGTCTACTTTGAGCGAGCCGATACCCTGAGTCAGCGCATCCACAGCCAGCACTGGCAGCAGGAAAGTCAGTTGTTGATGGGATTAAGCTACTTACTGAATGGTGACTGGCCCACCGGCATGACCTACTTCCTGCCAGTAATTCAGGCTCGTCGGGATGCAGGTGACAAGGCGGGCGAACTTTGGGCACTTTTAAAATGGGTCACTGCTTCGCAAAGAGGTCATAAGGAAGAGCGGATAGGGTTTGCCAACCGGGCTTTGAGGCTGGCCCGACAACTTGGGGATAAGCCAAAACAGGCAGCCCTATTACTGGTAATTGGCTATAATTACCAATTATTGGTAAACCTGAAACAAGCCCAGAAGGAGGCCGATCAGGCACTAGCCATCTATAAGGCGATTGGACCCAAGCCGATCTATGAGACCTATATAAACTTAATGAGAGAAAGCGATTTCATTCATCGAACGCATCTCATTGATTTCTCAAGCCCGTACTTTCTACTAACCGATATCCATTTACAAAAAAATAATTTGGACCAGGCCTTACGGTACTACCTGAAAATCATCGAAGAAGCTGAAGCCCATAGGTTGCCCAATGATCTGGATTATCTCTATTTTATGATCGGCAATGTGTACTATAACTGGAATCAGTTTGACAAGAGCATCGATTACTACCAGCAGTCGCTGGCCCTTAGCCACCAAAAAGGAGAGGTTGCCATCTACGGAGGAATGGTTAGACGACTGGTTGCCTGCTTACTTAAGCAAGGTAAGGTGCAACCAGCTCTAACCCAGCTCAAATCCGTTGTTTCACAAGATCCACCCCTCTATCCTGTCTTTTTTGAAAAACCAAACCTATTACGCAGCTTTGGCGATTGTTATACTGCCCTGAAGCAATATCGGCTTGCTGAAACCTACTATTTGCAGGCTCTTCAGTGGTCGGAGAATGGGCCGGAAGGGGTAAGCCAAAATCTGGCCCGTTTACAAGTGAGTCAATTTTATGTGAACACTGGTCAGTTTACCAAGGCCCGCCTTTACCTGAAAAAGGTGGCCAATGTTCCTGATTATAAATACCCCTTGCCTAACAGACAGGAAATTGTTTGGTTGCGCTTTAAGGTCGACTCCGCCTTTGGCCACACTGCGTTGGCGCTTCGGCACTACCAGCGTTACAAGGCCATCAATGACTCTGTCTTTAACCAGACCAAGAGCCAGCAGATTGCCGAGTTGGGTATCCGCTACGAAACCCAAAAGAAAGAACAGGACTTGCGGCTGAAAGCCAAAAACATCGCTTTATTGACTCAGCAAGGCCAGACCCAGCAAGTTCAGCGTAATGGACTACTGGCAGGCACAGCCCTGTTGATGGCCCTGTTGGGACTGAGTGTCAACCGCTACCGACTCAAACAACGTAGCAACCAGCTCCTGGAGACCAAACAAGAGCAGATCAATCACAAGAATCAGGAGTTGCAGCAACTGCTTGAGGATAAGGAACGACTGCTGAAGGAGATTCACCATCGGGTCAAAAACAACCTTCAGGTGGTGATGAGTCTGTTGAACTCCCAGGCCAGTTATCTCTCGGATGATTCGGCTCTGTCGGCCATCCAGCAGAGCCAGCACCGCTTGCAGTCGATGGCTCTGATCCACCAGAAGCTTTACCAGGCCCAGGGCGTGGCCTGTATTCCGATGGCTGACTATATTGAGGAGGTGGTGGCCTACCTGCGGGAGTCCTATGAGCTGCCCCAACCCATTGGCTTTGAGGTGAATGTAGAGGCAATTGAACTAGACGTCACCCAGGCGGTGCCCTTAGGCCTGATCATCAACGAAGCCATTACCAACTCTCTCAAATATGCCTTTCCCGATGGTCGTCCCGGAACGATCAGTCTGGCCTTTCATCGGCTAAGGCCCACTGAGTATGAGCTTAGGATAACGGATGATGGAGTTGGCTTACCGGCAGATTATGATCCTGCTCATAGTCACTCTTTGGGCATGACCCTCATTGAAGGCTTTAGCCAGCAACTGGGAGGGGAGTTAACGATTCGTAATAACGCTGGCTTATCGATCAGCTTACAGTTTCAGGACGAACAACTGACCAGTACTGCTTCCAGTGTAGCCACTACTTCAAAGATGGTTTAATGACAGTTAGCTTCCTATAATATGTAATATCATTAGTTGTCTTACAAAGATCGTTGATGGTGGCAATGATCCAAGCCGTTCGTCTAAGCAGTGAGCACAAACTGTACACCTGTGTCGGCGTTATGCCTTGACATCATAACGCAGGCTTTAAATCTCCAAAATCAGTGAAAATTTTTTACCCAAATTCTTCACTGATTTTGGAGATTTTGGAGGATGAACAATTATTTGTAAACTATTAACTTTGTATAAGATATTGATTTTCAATAGCTTTTAAAAATAATAGTTAGCTTTTTATTTATGGTATGCCAATTGGTATATGATTTAAGCCTTGCTGTTGCAAGGATTCGTTCATACCAACGCTGCCCATATTATGGAATCGACTTTACTTGTCATTTATCCGAAAGAGCATGCTTTCAACAGAAAGCCAAGGCACTCAAACGTAAATAAAGCAACCAATAAGTATGTTTTCAGGCTCTTCAACGAGCGCATGCCCGGCGGCCACTATGTCCATACTTATACGTGTGCATTTCAGGTAATCAAGACCTGCAAGGAATTAGTCCGAACAATGGTTAGAACCAGATCATGCAACTCTGGCTAAAGGATAAACAGGTACTGTTAAATAATATATCGGCAGAGTTTCATCAGACACGCCGATTACTCAGTATCGCACGTTCAGGTATTTATCGTACGCTTACTTCAACATCCTCATCGGAATGGGCATAAAGTGCCTGCTTATAGTATCGCAGCTGTATTAAAAACTCCACTAACCAACGCTCCATCGATTCAACGGCAGAGGGGCTGGACAAGTAAATCAATTCTTTCCCAGACGGTGGTGCTTGCGAATGGTACTCGTTCGTCTATACCATCCTTGCTTTCAACAATAAACAACAAATAACGATGAACAAATTTGTATGCACAGCATTGGTACTCATTGGAATGTTGAGCACCACATTAGCACAGGTAGCACTGGTTCCCAAAGCGGGACTGAACTTGGCCCGTATTGCATTCGACCAGGCTAACAACAACGATACCCGAACACGCGGTGTATTTGTGGGAGGGATTGGCGTATTGATTGGCTCGCCGTTTAATGTCTTTTCCCTTCAACCTGAAGTACTGTTTTCTCAGAAGGGGTATCAGCGTGCCAAAAACGATCGATTCACAGTGAATTACATTGAGATTCCTGTAATGGGCCGGTTGAGCTTAGGCAGTAAGCAGACCCGTGGTTATTTAGGTATTGGTCCTTCCTACGGTTTCGCCATTGGAGGGAAGAATCGGGGAACCGATGGAAAAGACGTAAAAGTTGAATTTGGCGATGGACCCGGTGAAACGAACCGATCGGACTGGGGCTTGCAATTCGGTTTGGGGCTTAGCCAGCAGTTGGGTATCGGAGCGCTACAAATCGAAGGTCGGTATGGTTTGGGCCTTTCCAATATTAGTTCGGCAGAGTCGCATAACCGGGTCATTTCATTTACGGCAGGCTACGCCATCCCGATTCGTAGTCGCTGATAATTCAACGTATGGATGTAAATGACATCCTCGTAAGCCCACTGTCTGTGGAAAGACATAAACCTGTAATTGGCTTCGATTCCCACGATTCTGTTTGCCTTGCTTCCTTACCAAATTTTATACGACATAACAAAAATGACATGAATACTACCGATCAACACACCGAATTTACCCAGCAGATTACCCAGTTCATGAGCCCATTACGTCAACTCGCCATTCAGTTTACAAAAGACCCGGAGGACGCCAACGATCTGGTGCAGGACACGCTGCTGAGAGCATACAGGTATTGGCACAAATTCAGGCCCGATTCTAATCTGAAAGCCTGGTTATTCACAATCATGCGCAACACGTTTATCACGTGTTGTCAGCAGAAAAAACGCGAACGACGGGTAATCGTTTCGGCCCATTCCTGTGATTTGGCCAATTCATCCCTCAATTCTATAGCAAACGGGGCAATTAGCGAGACCTTACAGGAGGACATCTGGACAGCGGTTACCCAATTGATGGCGATGCATCAGGAGGCTTTTCTACTGCATTTAGCTGGCTATAAGTATTTTGAAATAGCTCGTAAGTTAGCAATTCCAGTAGGAACCGTAAAAAGCCGAATCTTCATTGCCCGGAAGGAGTTGCAGCGTCGAATAAGCCGCTAATTCACTTTATGTCATCGAGTGATGTAAACATTATATATTCTGCTGAATTAAAAATTGACCCGGATTGCATGGTAAGCCTGGATTGATTAACAGGCTAAACGTATGACTATCAACGACAACAGTGGGCCTTCTTACTCGATTTTTGCTTCTCACTCAGGCCTTAACTGAGTGCATGACATCCTGTCCAGAAGCGGATTAGTGCTGTCATGACTTTCTCCATCAAAACCAATACTTATCATGAAAAATCTTTATATCTCTATCAGTTTGGTCATCGCGCTGATTGGCTGTAGCCCGCGCGTAACTGTGGATAAAACCCAAACAATTGATTTTAATCACTATAAAACTTACGGCTGGATGGATTCAGATGTAAACGCGGGACAAAATCCGCTGTATTACAACCAACTCGCCACGCAACGTGTAGAGCAGACCGTTAATATGGTGTTAAGCCAGCGGGGACTGGATTCAACGAAAAACATGCCCGATTTGCTGGTCGGTTATCACTTCTTTGTTGAAGATAAAACGCGTTTAGTCACCAGCAACCCTTCACCGACTCCCGTATATGGGCCTTATTATGGCTGGGGCCGCTGGGGATATCGGAACTGGCGCCCATCCTGGTGGAGCTGGAACACCTGGGGCCCCATGTACTCCCAGGAAAAATATGAAGCTGGTACTGTGGTGATTGATATGGTTGATGCTGAAACCAAACAGTTGATCTGGCGGGGTTCTGTTCAAAGTGCCATTGTAGACCCGGCGCGGATCAGCGATCAGTTACAACGGGACGTACAACGGATCATTGAACAATTCCCCCAACGGAAAGGCTAGCTATCTCAAGGACAATTGAATCTATTGCCTTGTATTTGTAACGCTCAACGATAACAGCCAACAGACTGGTCGATACTGCCCGTATTTATGCCACTGATTGTAATAAAGGCATTCCCTTATTCGGTAGGCCGATCATAAACCTGTAAGCTTGTAAGCGTTACATATGTGACTGATCTGGCATCAGGACCTTCGCCTGGTAGGTGTGTCAAGGCTTGGTGGACCGTGGTTAGTATAAACGTCACCGTCAACCATGGCACACCTCCAGGCGAAAGTCCCGGACATTGATCGCTAAACTATTGTTGAATTTCTGGCAGTTAATCGGCCGACTTACTCCGCTTGATATCCATTCGTATCATCTTGGCTTCGAGCGTTGTTGGTTTAATGTTCAGCAGTTCAGCAGCACCGCCTTTTCCTCGAATCCGATAATTCGCTTGTTTCAACGCGGCCAGAACATTGTCCCGTTCGGCCTGATCAAATGGTTTGACAAAGGTTGTTGACTGACTAGCCAGAGGAGTAGATATGGAGTGAGTTGTCAATGATTCACGTAAAAAGATCTCGGGCGTAGTGCTCATAATAGCAGCCCGTTCCAGCAGATGCTCTAACTCCCGGATATTGCCGGGCCAATGATAATTCTGAAGTTGTTCTAACGAAGTTTTCGAAAGTCCTGTCAGCCTTTTGCCCAGTTTCTTGGCGATCTTCGCCAAAAAGAAATTAGCCAGTGGAATCAGGTCTTCCCGCCGATCCCGTAGGGGAGGCAGATTAATGGGAAATACGTTCAGGCGGTAAAACAGATCCTGACGGAATCGGCCAGCGATTACCTCTTGATGCAAATCACGGTTGGTTGCCGCAATCACCCGTACATCGCAATAAATAGACCCTTTTCCCCCAACACGTTCAATCTCCTTTTCCTGCAACACACGCAGTAATTTTGGTTGCAGCTCCAGGGGTAGCTCGCCAATCTCATCCAGGAAAATAGTACCACCATGAGCCAGTTCAAACTTGCCAACCCGCTTATCGACAGCACCTGTAAATGCCCCTTTTTCATGGCCGAATAACTCCGACTCGATGAGATTGGTTGGCAGGGCCGCGCAGTTGAGCTTGATTAAGGCTTTGGTCTTACGGGTTGATCGATTGTGAACAGCGCGCGCGATCAGTTCTTTACCCGTACCGGTCTCACCCTGAATCAGGACAGTATAATCGGTTGGGGCCACTTGCTCAATGCTGTTGAACACAGCCAGCAAAGAGGGGCTGGTTCCGATGATTTCCTCAAAATTAGCTCCAGTTTTTACCTCCTCCAGCAAATAGGTATTTTCCTGGCGCAGTTGTTCACTGAGCTGCTCGATCTTATCAAAAGCCAGTAACCGATCAACCGTCAGTGTGAGCGACGGCTGCATTCGTAGAAGTAAAGCCAGGTGATTTGGCTGATAGGTGTCTGGCTGTCGGCTAAAAAAGGAAACATAGAAGGTGCCATTTTGCGCCGTTTTTAAAGGAATCGTCAAATTTGACTCTAGTCGGAACGTTTTGGCAATGAGTGCTTTTAAGGGATTTTGCCGACATATCGCGACAAAATCAGCTCCGTTATAAAGAGCCTCTCCATCGTAAGGAACCTGAGAGAGAATCTGTTGGTACTTTTCCATTGACAGGCTGGTCATTTGCAGAAAAGTATTCGTCCCAATGGTTTGATAGTCATCGAGGCCGATCCTGAAGAAGCTATAGGAGCGGAAGGCATTCTGGGTCGGTTCTCTTTCCGGCCCCAAAACCATGTAATCGAATGGAATATAGGGCTGAAAAAGCCGTGCAACGGTTAGTAACCGTTGTTCCCAGTTACTCCTTTCCGAAAGCGCATCTGTTAATTTAATTTGTAATGCCTGTTCCTGTCGTACCTGTAGTTCGATGCTATGAGCGTGACGGTAATGGGCAATTTCCAGCGCTACCAGCACATCTTTTTCACGGAAAGGCTTCACCAAAAAACCGTAAGGTTTGGTCATTTTAGCTTGCTCAAGAATGCTGGTATTGGTATTGGCCGACAAATACACGAATGGGATAGCCTCTTTACTCAGCTGCCAGGCCAGATCAATACCCGTTTGCGCCCCCTTGAGGTGGATGTCCAGCAAAACCAGATCGGGTCGTTGCTGATGAATGATCTCCAGGGCTTTTTCCACTGTAAAGGCAATGCCACTGACCCGGTAGCCCGCTTTTTTCAGGATTATCTGCAAATCATTGGCTACCGCGAATTCATCTTCTACGAGCAGAATGGTTTGTGGAGATTCTTGGTTGACGTTTATGGCATTAAGCGGCATAGTTGATTTAGAAATTGTTATGGGCAGGACTTGGTTGTTTTTCGCTCAATACGAACTGGATATTTAATTCCAGACGGCTACGCAGGCTCAACTGACCACCTGACTATTTCCAGATGCCAGGTATGTTATGACTCCTCAAATCACTGGTTGATCATGCTGTTGGGACCAATTTCACTACTCCTCAACCGTTCTACGTTTTTCGGGTTCTAGCCTCTTCCAGATCCAATTCGCGTTCTTTCGCCCGGATTAAATGGTCCGCAAATATATTATCCCGGTGCATTTTCTTTAGGACAGCACGCCTGACCCGAATTATTTCGAGCAACATATCCCGGTAGGTTTTCATAAAGGATGGTGATAAGTCATCATCGGCAACCAGGCTTTTATTCGCTATTTCTGCCATCCGCTCATACCTGTTTTTTACTCTCGTAAAAACAGGTATTTCAGTGATCTCGGTTGGGCAGTTGCGTTCTAAATATTCAATTACCGCAATTGCTAACTTATAGCGAATCGTATTTTCCTGCTGAACGTCATTCTCATGGGTCTCCACTTTTAACCAGCGTAATAAAAAAGGCAGTGTAAGACCTTGAAGAATCAACGTGGCTAGTATAACCGTGAAGGTAATAAACAATATTAAGCTCCTGTACGGAAATTCAATACCCGTTGAGAGGGTTAATGGAATAGCTAAAGCAGAGGCCAGCGATACGACGCCACGCATGCCACTCCACCCGACAACAAAGTCCGCTTTCCAGTTAAATCGGGCCTCATTATTTTCTCGACTGGGTTTAAGCAAACGGATTAGATAGTTCACTGTAAAGACCCAGAACAAGCGAATGATAATGGTTACCAGGCTTATGATAACCGCATAAAAAATGATGTGCGGGAAGGAATAACGCTCTATACCTTTAATTATTTGTGGTAATTGTAATCCTATCAAAATGAAGACGATTCCGTTCAGGAGAAAGACCAGAACTGACCAAACCGTTAACGACTGCAAGCGAGAGTTATAGGCGAAAATGTCGGCAGATCGATAGGATACTAGCAACCCACCGCTTACTACCGCCAATACACCGGAAAAATGAAAATGCTCCGCCGTCAGATACATTAAATAGGGTGTAATCAATGTGAGTGCGGTGTCTGTGCCGGCTGTTGTCGGTAAATTTTTATGGATTAAATATACCAGATGGCCAATGGCGAGTCCAATGACAACACCCATGATAACCACAGTGAAAAATCCTACTGTCGCATCCCAAAAAATAAACTTACCCGTGAGGATGCAAATCAGTGCAAAACGGAAGACGATTAAACTGGTGGCATCGTTTAGTAAACTTTCCCCATCCAAAATGGTGGTCACACGTCGGGGTATCTTCAATTTCTGTAAAACGGATGTAGCCGCAATAGCATCAGGTGGTGAAATAATACTCCCTAATAGAAACCCGGCTGCCAGCGAAAAATTGGGAATCAACCAATAAGAAACAAACGCGATACCTGTGGCTGTAAAAATGACAAGGCCAACGGCTAAGGTGCCAATGGATCGACGTAAATGCCAAAACTCACTCCAGGCAGTGTTCCAGGCAGCTGAGTAGAGTAATGGAGGGAGAAAGATGAAAAAAATAACATCAGGCCTCATACTTACCAACGGTACGCCTGGAATGAAACTGATAATGAGCCCGGCAAGAACTAATACGATCGGGTAGGGGACATTAAGTTTTTCACTGATAAGCGCCAACATGGAAACCACGAATAACAGGGTCAACACAAGGAGCAAATGATTTTCTAACATGGCGCAAATGTCAACATGTTGATAATTAGAAAGATAGGTGAGGATGCGCAATAAAGATCAGACTCCCGTTCTGATTCAGAAACAAGACATAGTTGGTGAATCAGCTAATAAACCCGACTCAATATGGTTGCTTCGCATAGAGTTTATTAAGCTTTGTTCTGGCCCTTTTTAGCCGCATTTTAACGGCACTGGCCGAAAGCATAAACCGAGCCTGGATGTGTTCAATGGATTGACCATCGCGATATTTAAGATATAACATGGTTCTATCCGTTTCTGAAATACTACTAAGCAGCGCCAGCATCCTGCTTTCTGCCGGGTCTTGCTGACTTGTACTTTCCTCAAATGTCATCGCGAAATCACCTGCACTCCCCTCATGATTTTCATTGAGTTGGGAGATTGGCAGACGCTTTGAATTCCGAAAAAACTCCCGATAATGATTGTAGGTAATCGTGTAGAGCCAGGTAGAAAAGGATGATAGCTCCCTGAAGGAATGCAGGTGGTCAAATGCCTTTAATAAAATATCCTGTGCGAGATCAAAGGCGAGGTCCGAATCCTGGCAAAGGGAAAGACATTTATTGTATACTTTTGGGTAGTATCGTTGATACAGTATGCTCATTCCCAATTGGTTACCCATACGATGCTGCTGAACCCAGTAATCATCACCGGTAATTAAAGTAAGCTGGTCAATTTTCATAGTAGTAATTGGTTACATTGATAAGGAATTTTTAATCCAGGCGGTAAAGGCTTCAGACTGGCCACAACGATACCGCTACCCTGAAATGGGGCTTTCAGTCAGTTGCCGCTTTATTTGCTGGTGCGTATTCTTAAAAGTCCATC comes from Spirosoma aureum and encodes:
- a CDS encoding alpha/beta fold hydrolase, whose protein sequence is MKNDMNEILNYDRRRFLGAAAISIASAQLGFVGTVKAQANGLNPTPSTPIKIQSNSTIGLLKQINAGVLSIGYAETGPANGPVVMLLHGWPYDIHSFADVAPLLATAGYRVIMPHLRGHGTTHFLSTSTFRNGQQSVIALDIIALLDALKIQKAIVAGFDWGARTANIIAALWPERCKAMVSVSGYLIGSQQANKAPLPPKAEFSWWYQFYFATERGRMGYEANRRDFARLIWQLASPQWHFTEAVFEQSAATFDNPDHVAIVIHNYRWRLGVAEGETQYDDFEKRLATAPIITVPTVTLEGDANGAPHPDPSVYASKFKGRYVHHTITGGIGHNLPQEAPKAFADAIVEADSYVN
- a CDS encoding tetratricopeptide repeat-containing sensor histidine kinase — its product is MRFVFLLYLLLSQAPKLRAQPMAIAEANRLRSTLNESRADTQQVQTRLRLGDFYLHKTLHVKPSLDSALTMAQQALTLSRRMGFTRGVDDAVLVQGSVFIRQRRTELVEKMLKGVSETIQIRLLLELGKSWLRSTMSREADWSTARVYFERADTLSQRIHSQHWQQESQLLMGLSYLLNGDWPTGMTYFLPVIQARRDAGDKAGELWALLKWVTASQRGHKEERIGFANRALRLARQLGDKPKQAALLLVIGYNYQLLVNLKQAQKEADQALAIYKAIGPKPIYETYINLMRESDFIHRTHLIDFSSPYFLLTDIHLQKNNLDQALRYYLKIIEEAEAHRLPNDLDYLYFMIGNVYYNWNQFDKSIDYYQQSLALSHQKGEVAIYGGMVRRLVACLLKQGKVQPALTQLKSVVSQDPPLYPVFFEKPNLLRSFGDCYTALKQYRLAETYYLQALQWSENGPEGVSQNLARLQVSQFYVNTGQFTKARLYLKKVANVPDYKYPLPNRQEIVWLRFKVDSAFGHTALALRHYQRYKAINDSVFNQTKSQQIAELGIRYETQKKEQDLRLKAKNIALLTQQGQTQQVQRNGLLAGTALLMALLGLSVNRYRLKQRSNQLLETKQEQINHKNQELQQLLEDKERLLKEIHHRVKNNLQVVMSLLNSQASYLSDDSALSAIQQSQHRLQSMALIHQKLYQAQGVACIPMADYIEEVVAYLRESYELPQPIGFEVNVEAIELDVTQAVPLGLIINEAITNSLKYAFPDGRPGTISLAFHRLRPTEYELRITDDGVGLPADYDPAHSHSLGMTLIEGFSQQLGGELTIRNNAGLSISLQFQDEQLTSTASSVATTSKMV
- a CDS encoding porin family protein; this translates as MNKFVCTALVLIGMLSTTLAQVALVPKAGLNLARIAFDQANNNDTRTRGVFVGGIGVLIGSPFNVFSLQPEVLFSQKGYQRAKNDRFTVNYIEIPVMGRLSLGSKQTRGYLGIGPSYGFAIGGKNRGTDGKDVKVEFGDGPGETNRSDWGLQFGLGLSQQLGIGALQIEGRYGLGLSNISSAESHNRVISFTAGYAIPIRSR
- a CDS encoding RNA polymerase sigma factor; amino-acid sequence: MNTTDQHTEFTQQITQFMSPLRQLAIQFTKDPEDANDLVQDTLLRAYRYWHKFRPDSNLKAWLFTIMRNTFITCCQQKKRERRVIVSAHSCDLANSSLNSIANGAISETLQEDIWTAVTQLMAMHQEAFLLHLAGYKYFEIARKLAIPVGTVKSRIFIARKELQRRISR
- a CDS encoding DUF4136 domain-containing protein; the protein is MKNLYISISLVIALIGCSPRVTVDKTQTIDFNHYKTYGWMDSDVNAGQNPLYYNQLATQRVEQTVNMVLSQRGLDSTKNMPDLLVGYHFFVEDKTRLVTSNPSPTPVYGPYYGWGRWGYRNWRPSWWSWNTWGPMYSQEKYEAGTVVIDMVDAETKQLIWRGSVQSAIVDPARISDQLQRDVQRIIEQFPQRKG
- a CDS encoding sigma 54-interacting transcriptional regulator, which produces MPLNAINVNQESPQTILLVEDEFAVANDLQIILKKAGYRVSGIAFTVEKALEIIHQQRPDLVLLDIHLKGAQTGIDLAWQLSKEAIPFVYLSANTNTSILEQAKMTKPYGFLVKPFREKDVLVALEIAHYRHAHSIELQVRQEQALQIKLTDALSERSNWEQRLLTVARLFQPYIPFDYMVLGPEREPTQNAFRSYSFFRIGLDDYQTIGTNTFLQMTSLSMEKYQQILSQVPYDGEALYNGADFVAICRQNPLKALIAKTFRLESNLTIPLKTAQNGTFYVSFFSRQPDTYQPNHLALLLRMQPSLTLTVDRLLAFDKIEQLSEQLRQENTYLLEEVKTGANFEEIIGTSPSLLAVFNSIEQVAPTDYTVLIQGETGTGKELIARAVHNRSTRKTKALIKLNCAALPTNLIESELFGHEKGAFTGAVDKRVGKFELAHGGTIFLDEIGELPLELQPKLLRVLQEKEIERVGGKGSIYCDVRVIAATNRDLHQEVIAGRFRQDLFYRLNVFPINLPPLRDRREDLIPLANFFLAKIAKKLGKRLTGLSKTSLEQLQNYHWPGNIRELEHLLERAAIMSTTPEIFLRESLTTHSISTPLASQSTTFVKPFDQAERDNVLAALKQANYRIRGKGGAAELLNIKPTTLEAKMIRMDIKRSKSAD
- a CDS encoding Na+/H+ antiporter translates to MLENHLLLVLTLLFVVSMLALISEKLNVPYPIVLVLAGLIISFIPGVPLVSMRPDVIFFIFLPPLLYSAAWNTAWSEFWHLRRSIGTLAVGLVIFTATGIAFVSYWLIPNFSLAAGFLLGSIISPPDAIAATSVLQKLKIPRRVTTILDGESLLNDATSLIVFRFALICILTGKFIFWDATVGFFTVVIMGVVIGLAIGHLVYLIHKNLPTTAGTDTALTLITPYLMYLTAEHFHFSGVLAVVSGGLLVSYRSADIFAYNSRLQSLTVWSVLVFLLNGIVFILIGLQLPQIIKGIERYSFPHIIFYAVIISLVTIIIRLFWVFTVNYLIRLLKPSRENNEARFNWKADFVVGWSGMRGVVSLASALAIPLTLSTGIEFPYRSLILFITFTVILATLILQGLTLPFLLRWLKVETHENDVQQENTIRYKLAIAVIEYLERNCPTEITEIPVFTRVKNRYERMAEIANKSLVADDDLSPSFMKTYRDMLLEIIRVRRAVLKKMHRDNIFADHLIRAKERELDLEEARTRKT
- a CDS encoding RNA polymerase sigma factor, whose translation is MKIDQLTLITGDDYWVQQHRMGNQLGMSILYQRYYPKVYNKCLSLCQDSDLAFDLAQDILLKAFDHLHSFRELSSFSTWLYTITYNHYREFFRNSKRLPISQLNENHEGSAGDFAMTFEESTSQQDPAESRMLALLSSISETDRTMLYLKYRDGQSIEHIQARFMLSASAVKMRLKRARTKLNKLYAKQPY